Proteins co-encoded in one Malus sylvestris chromosome 9, drMalSylv7.2, whole genome shotgun sequence genomic window:
- the LOC126634526 gene encoding heat stress transcription factor A-4b-like: protein MDGSQGGSGGAPAPFLTKTYDLVDDPSSNHMVSWSETGSSFVVWDPTEFAKEMLPMYFKHNNFSSFVRQLNTYGFRKIDPEQWEFANEEFLRGGRHLLKNIHRRKPIHSHSLQNHEYSSVPLTDTEREEYEKKINRLNHDKSLLELEVQRHQRESQEFEFQIQILREQLQNMENRQRQYTAFLAQLVQKPGFASVLVQQSEIHSKKRRLLKSNHFPDDFGMEDLTLNPQKETLGIKLDQLEKMESSLNFWEDFLHGVGEAMPEEVNDIGPLSQASPIIVTEIQDTSMNSGPCSPRSHISSPNSMNAHSFPGVAGSANLFDILAITSMCHTVDFRSKSSGIDMNSKPDSAPALDSSKDNVVQVKNAEPAKANDVFWEQCLTETPGLDDAAEVQSERSDGDGDGKASDANPAIRKKLWWNTDNVDNFRNQIGRLTPATNFR, encoded by the exons ATGGATGGTTCTCAGGGTGGTTCTGGTGGTGCGCCGGCGCCGTTTCTTACAAAAACATATGACTTGGTGGATGATCCTTCGTCCAACCACATGGTGTCTTGGAGTGAAACTGGTTCTAGTTTTGTAGTTTGGGATCCCACCGAGTTCGCCAAGGAAATGCTTCCCATGTATTTCAAGCACAACAATTTTTCGAGTTTCGTGAGGCAGCTTAATACATAT GGGTTTAGAAAGATTGATCCAGAACAGTGGGAGTTTGCAAATGAGGAATTCTTAAGAGGAGGAAGACATCTGCTGAAGAATATTCACCGCCGCAAGCCAATTCATAGTCATTCCTTGCAGAATCACGAGTATTCTTCAGTTCCTTTGACTGATACGGAGAGAGAAGAATATGAGAAGAAAATCAACAGACTGAATCATGATAAAAGCTTGCTTGAGTTGGAGGTACAACGGCATCAAAGAGAGAGTCAGGAGTTTGAATTTCAAATACAGATATTACGAGAACAACTGCAGAACATGGAGAATCGGCAGAGGCAATACACGGCTTTCCTGGCTCAACTAGTGCAGAAACCGGGATTTGCTTCGGTACTTGTGCAGCAGTCAGAAATCCATAGCAAAAAGAGAAGATTACTGAAATCGAACCACTTTCCTGATGACTTCGGTATGGAAGATTTGACTTTGAATCCGCAGAAAGAAACTTTGGGAATAAAGTTGGACCAGCTTGAGAAGATGGAGTCTTCCTTGAACTTTTGGGAAGATTTTCTACATGGGGTTGGGGAAGCGATGCCCGAAGAAGTAAATGATATTGGCCCATTGTCTCAGGCCTCTCCTATCATTGTTACAGAAATACAAGACACCAGCATGAATAGCGGGCCTTGCTCACCTAGATCGCATATATCTTCACCGAATTCAATGAATGCTCATTCCTTCCCAGGGGTGGCTGGGTCTGCAAATCTTTTTGACATCCTTGCTATAACATCAATGTGCCACACTGTTGATTTCAGGTCTAAATCTTCAGGAATTGATATGAACTCCAAGCCCGACAGTGCCCCTGCTCTTGATTCCTCAAAAGACAATGTAGTACAAGTGAAAAATGCCGAGCCTGCCAAGGCAAATGATGTCTTTTGGGAACAATGCCTAACAGAGACTCCTGGTTTAGATGATGCAGCGGAAGTACAGTCAGAAAGAAGCGATGGCGATGGCGATGGCAAAGCGAGTGATGCCAATCCGGCTATTCGGAAGAAGCTTTGGTGGAACACAGATAATGTAGATAACTTTAGGAACCAAATAGGGCGCCTCACTCCAGCTACTAATTTTAGATAA